The stretch of DNA AGTGCACCACAGCACCGCCAGGCCGAACCGATGCGCCGAGCCAGCTGAAAATTTGAAAACAAGCGATATTCGACCGCCGGATGAAAATCCGGCGGTTTTGCTTTGTAAGCACCCCCGGATTTTTAGGGAAATGCACGTCGCGAATAATAAAATTAAAGCTTTTTTATAGGGTGGGCATCAATTGTTACTTTACCCGGTCGCAGCATGTTTATTTTAGCAGCGGTAGACGCGTCTTCTTTTTCGGCGCGCTCGCACAGGCGGTAGAAAACCGCACCGGAATGTATTCACCCATTCCCGTTGCGAGGCGTCATGAAAAATTTGAAGATATCGAAGCAGCTCATATTGCTGGTCGTCGGCCTGATGGTGGCGTTTGCAATCGCCACCTCCCTGCAGATCCGCTCCTCGGTCAATGCGATCTACAACGAACGCTATGACATGCTGCGGGCGGAGGTACAGTCTGCGGTCTCTGTTCTCAAAATCTACCAGGCAAAGGTGACTGCCGGCGAAATGACGCTGGAAGATGCCCAGAAGCAGGCCTACGCCACGGTCAATGCAATGAAATACGACCCCGATGGTTATTTCTTCGGCTATAGCTACGACATCCAGATGATGTTCCACTACGATGCCGCGAAAATCGGTCAGGTCAACAAGGGTCAGCCGGACAGCAAAGGAAAGCTCTATCGAGAAGAGCTGGTCAAGCTCGGGCAGCAGGGCGGCGGTCTCGTCGAATATTATTCCACAGCCAAACCAGGCCAGCCCGCCGGCGATTTTCGCAAGACGGCCTATGCACAGGCCTTCGATCCTTGGAAGGTCGTCGTCGTCACCGGCGTCTACATGGACGATCTCGATGCTCAGATAAACAGCACGATCCTGACCGCGCTCTCCGGCAGCATCGTCCTGTTCTTCCTTGCCATGGCCGCCGCCTACGTCGTCATCCGCGGCATATCGGGACCTCTCAACAACGTCCATGCCGCCCTGAAGGCTGTCGCCGAAGAGGATGTCTCCATTGCCATCCCGCATACCGGCATGAACAACGAAGTCGGCATGATGGCGAAGGCGACGCAGTCACTGCAGGAAAAGATCAGGGAGCGTCATGCGATGTCCGATCGCGAGGCGGCCCAGCAACTGGCGCTGGAAAGCGAGCGCGAAAACAATCTGCGCCAGCAGCAGGATGAAGCAACGCTCCAGGCACGCGTGGTGACGACGATCGGCCAGGCGCTGGAGATGATTGCCCGCGGTGATCTTACCGTCCGCTGCGCCGATCTAGGCCAGAAATACGCCGCCCTTCGCGACAACTTCAACGATGCGCTGTCGCATCTCGAGGCCGCCATGGCCAAGGTCAGCGCCAAGGGCACCGATATCGGCACCAGCAAGGAAGAGATCCGCCGCGCCTCCAACGAACTGTCGCAGCGCACCGAGCGCCAGGCCGCCAGCCTGGAAGAAACCTCGGCCGCTCTCGATGAGCTCACCGTCGCCGTCCGTCAGACGGCCGATGGCGCCCATGAGGCGAGCAAGCGCGTCCATTCGGTCAGCACCGAAGCCACTCATAGCGATGCGATCGTCACCCAGGCGATCGAGGCGATGAGCGGCATCGAGAAGTCGTCCTCGGAGATCACCAAGATCATCGGCGTCATCGACGAGATCGCCTTCCAGACCAACCTCTTGGCGCTGAACGCCGGCGTCGAGGCAGCCCGTGCCGGTGAATCCGGCAAGGGTTTTGCGGTTGTCGCCCAGGAAGTCCGTGAACTTGCCCAGCGCTCCGCCGCTGCGGCCAAGGAGATCAAGGACCAGATCGCCCGCTCCTCCAGCCAGGTCGACCATGGCGTCCGTCTGGTCGGCGAGGCAGGCGAGGCGCTGAAGCGGATCTCCGACCAGATCAAGGCTGCCAACGAGATCGTCGCCAAGATCGCCCACAGCGCTTCCGAACAGGATACGACGCTGCGTTCGATCTCCTCGTCGATGAACCAGCTCGACGCCGCCACCCAGCAGAATGCCGCCATGGCCGAAGAGACCACGGCATCGGCCGAGACGCTGGCCACCGATACCGACGAGCTGATCGACCTCATCCGCGGCTTCCGCGTCAGTGGCGAAAGCGCTGCCCCGGCCATGCATCAGGGTCGCCGCGCCGCATAAACGGCGCGGGGACAAAAGCGTTTTTATCACCAAATTTTTAGCGGCCGTCGGTTCTCCGGCGGCCGTGCCTTTTGAGGCTCATTGCCCGATGCGTTCGATCAGCCGCTCGATCTCGCGATCGGAAAACACTTCAACGCCGGCTGCTTTCAGCGCAGCCGCCGTCACGCCGTTGCCGGCCTCCTTGCGGCCGGAAAACGTGCCGTCATAGATGAAACCGGAGCCGCAGGACGGGCTGCCGTCGATGAGCAGCGCATAGTGGCAGCCGGCTTGCCGCGCGAGCGCCACGGCATTTTCCGCCGCCAGCAGGAACTCTTCCGTTACGTCGGCGCCCGTCAGCTCGACAACCCGCGCCGTGCCGGCCAGCACATCCTCGCCGGTCGCCGCTTCTGCGATCTCCGCCGGCGGCCGCGGCACCGTCATGCCCGCCGACATCTCCGGACAGATCGTCACCAACCGGCCCTCGGCCCGCCATGTCTCGATAACCGGATGAAGCAACGGCTTCGCCCGCCCGTCATAGCGGACGGCTTGGCCCATGAGACAGGCGCTGACGAGAATCTTGCTCTGCATGTCTGCTTGAATACAGCCGGAGCCGCGGCAATGCCAGACCGCCGATGGCGGCCGAATATTAGCCCGAGATCTTCGAGAAATCGGCAACCGTTCCCGTCGCCTCGCGGATCAGCCGCAGCAGGGCGAGACGGTTGGCGCGGATGGCGGCGTCCTCGTCGTTGACGAGCACGTCTTCGAAGAAGCGGTCGACCGGGCCGCGCAGTTTGGAAAGCGCTTCCATCGCCGAGCGGAAATCCTCCCCGGCGACGGCGTCCGAGGCGTCCTTCGATGCGCCGGAGATTGCGGCGAATAGCTCCTTCTCGGCATCGAGCGTCAGAAGCGCTGGCGAAACGCCATCGGCGATCACGGTGCCCTTCTTTTCCTCGGCGGCAAGCAGCTGCGTCGCCCGCTTGGTGCCGGAAAGCAGGTTCTTGCCGTCTTCCGAGGTGATGAAGGCCGTCAGCGCTTCGACGCGGCGCGCCACCATCAACAGGTCGTCGGCATCTGAAGTCAGCACGGCGTCGATCAGATCGTGGCGGGCGCCCTGGTCGCGCAGATAGACCTTGAGACGGTCGTGGAAGAAGGAGAGCAGGTCGCCATCCTTGGTCGTTGCCAGCAGCGGCAGGCGGATCCTTCGCTCCAGCAGGATCCTGACGACACCGAGTGCCGCACGCCGCAGGGCGAACGGATCCTTCGACCCCGTCGGCTTTTCGTCGATCGCCCAGAAACCGATCAGCGTATCGAGCTTGTCGGCAAGGGCGATGGTGATCGCCACTCTGTCCTCCGGCACGCGGTCCGACGGACCCTGGGGCTTGTAGTGGTCCTCTATCGCTGCGGCAACGGAGGCGTCCTCACCCTGCAGCACCGCATATTTGCGGCCCATCAATCCCTGCAGTTCCGGGAATTCGCCAACGGCTTCGGTGCGCAGATCGGCCTTGGCGAGCACGGCGGCGCGATCGATGAGAGCCGCGTCGGCGCCGGTGATATCAGCCAATTCCTTGGCCAGCGTGCGGATGCGCGCAACACGCGCGCCCTGTGTGCCGAGCTTGGCATGGAAGGTCACATCAAGCGCATCGAGCTTGGCCATGCGCTGGTCGAGCGGCTTCTTCAGGTCGAGGCCGAACTTTGCTGCCGAAGCTTCCAGCGTCTCGAGATCGGGCAAGTTGCCCTGGTCGCGCTTCCAGAAATGCAGCGCATCCGAAAGCCGGGCCCGCACCACCTTGCCGTTGCCGTGGACGATTTCCTTGCCGCCGTCGCTTGCCTGGATATTGGAGACGAGGATGAACTTGTTCGACAGTGTTTCGCCACCCTGCGGCCGCGTCACGAAACACTTCTGGTTGGTCTTGATCGTCAGCCGGATGATCTCGGAGGGGATCGAGAGGTAATCCTCCTCGAAGCTGCCCATCAGCACCTGCGGCCATTCGACGAGGCCGGAGACTTCCTCCAGCAGGCCTTCGTCTTCCACCAGCTCCAGCCCGTTGGCAAAGGCGATATCGCGGGCGTCGTGCAGGATGATGTCCTTGCGCCGCTCGGCATCGAGGATGACCTTGGCCTTTTCCAGGTTCGCCGCATAATCGTCGAAGCGCCGGACGGTGATCGCCTCGGGCGCGTGGAAACGATGGCCGTAGGTGATGTTGGAGGCGGTGATGCCGTCGATCTCGAAGGGGATCACGGTGGTCTCTTCATGCTCCGGGCCGAAGGTGCAGACGATCGACTGCAGCGGCCGCACCCAGCGCAGCGCGCCGGGCTTCGACGAGGCCTTGCCCCAGCGCATCGATTTCGGCCAGGGAAAATCGCGGATGATGCCGGGCATGACATCGCTGACGATCTCTTCCGTTGCGCGGCCGGGCTTGGAGATGACCGCGACGTAGAAATCGCCCTTCTTCGGATCGCTGACCACCTGCGCTTCGGAGACGGAGGAAAGGCCGGCGCCGCGCAGGAAGCCTTCGATCGCCTTCTCGTTGGCGTCGGTGCGCGGTCCCTTGCGCTCCTCGCGCACATCGGCCGAGCGCGCCGTCAGTCCGTGAATGTCGAGGGCGAGCCGCCGGGGCGTCCAATATTCGCGCGCGCCCTCGTAGGACAGACCCGCTTCGA from Rhizobium leguminosarum bv. trifolii WSM1325 encodes:
- a CDS encoding glycyl-tRNA synthetase, beta subunit (KEGG: rec:RHECIAT_CH0000980 glycyl-tRNA synthetase protein, beta subunit~TIGRFAM: glycyl-tRNA synthetase, beta subunit) gives rise to the protein MPNLLLELRSEEIPARMQRKAAGDLKKLVTDALVEAGLSYEGAREYWTPRRLALDIHGLTARSADVREERKGPRTDANEKAIEGFLRGAGLSSVSEAQVVSDPKKGDFYVAVISKPGRATEEIVSDVMPGIIRDFPWPKSMRWGKASSKPGALRWVRPLQSIVCTFGPEHEETTVIPFEIDGITASNITYGHRFHAPEAITVRRFDDYAANLEKAKVILDAERRKDIILHDARDIAFANGLELVEDEGLLEEVSGLVEWPQVLMGSFEEDYLSIPSEIIRLTIKTNQKCFVTRPQGGETLSNKFILVSNIQASDGGKEIVHGNGKVVRARLSDALHFWKRDQGNLPDLETLEASAAKFGLDLKKPLDQRMAKLDALDVTFHAKLGTQGARVARIRTLAKELADITGADAALIDRAAVLAKADLRTEAVGEFPELQGLMGRKYAVLQGEDASVAAAIEDHYKPQGPSDRVPEDRVAITIALADKLDTLIGFWAIDEKPTGSKDPFALRRAALGVVRILLERRIRLPLLATTKDGDLLSFFHDRLKVYLRDQGARHDLIDAVLTSDADDLLMVARRVEALTAFITSEDGKNLLSGTKRATQLLAAEEKKGTVIADGVSPALLTLDAEKELFAAISGASKDASDAVAGEDFRSAMEALSKLRGPVDRFFEDVLVNDEDAAIRANRLALLRLIREATGTVADFSKISG
- a CDS encoding methyl-accepting chemotaxis sensory transducer with Cache sensor (PFAM: chemotaxis sensory transducer; Cache type 2 domain protein; histidine kinase HAMP region domain protein~SMART: chemotaxis sensory transducer; histidine kinase HAMP region domain protein~KEGG: ret:RHE_CH00888 methyl-accepting chemotaxis protein) produces the protein MKNLKISKQLILLVVGLMVAFAIATSLQIRSSVNAIYNERYDMLRAEVQSAVSVLKIYQAKVTAGEMTLEDAQKQAYATVNAMKYDPDGYFFGYSYDIQMMFHYDAAKIGQVNKGQPDSKGKLYREELVKLGQQGGGLVEYYSTAKPGQPAGDFRKTAYAQAFDPWKVVVVTGVYMDDLDAQINSTILTALSGSIVLFFLAMAAAYVVIRGISGPLNNVHAALKAVAEEDVSIAIPHTGMNNEVGMMAKATQSLQEKIRERHAMSDREAAQQLALESERENNLRQQQDEATLQARVVTTIGQALEMIARGDLTVRCADLGQKYAALRDNFNDALSHLEAAMAKVSAKGTDIGTSKEEIRRASNELSQRTERQAASLEETSAALDELTVAVRQTADGAHEASKRVHSVSTEATHSDAIVTQAIEAMSGIEKSSSEITKIIGVIDEIAFQTNLLALNAGVEAARAGESGKGFAVVAQEVRELAQRSAAAAKEIKDQIARSSSQVDHGVRLVGEAGEALKRISDQIKAANEIVAKIAHSASEQDTTLRSISSSMNQLDAATQQNAAMAEETTASAETLATDTDELIDLIRGFRVSGESAAPAMHQGRRAA
- a CDS encoding protein of unknown function DUF523 (PFAM: protein of unknown function DUF523~KEGG: rec:RHECIAT_CH0000979 hypothetical protein), whose product is MQSKILVSACLMGQAVRYDGRAKPLLHPVIETWRAEGRLVTICPEMSAGMTVPRPPAEIAEAATGEDVLAGTARVVELTGADVTEEFLLAAENAVALARQAGCHYALLIDGSPSCGSGFIYDGTFSGRKEAGNGVTAAALKAAGVEVFSDREIERLIERIGQ